Genomic DNA from Niallia circulans:
CCAGGTTTTTTCCTGTTAATTGTTATTTTGTTGAAGAAAAGGACGGCTTGACCTTGATTGATTGTGCACTACCTTACAGCAGCAAACATATCCTTGCTGCGGCTGAGAAATTGAATAAACCGATTACTCGGATTGTATTGACACATGCTCATGATGATCATATTGGATCATTGGATGCTCTTAAGGAAGCACTGCCACATGCGCCTGTCTATATTTCGAGAAGAGATTCACGCCTTTTAAGAGGTGATAAAGGACTTGAGTCAGGTGAGCCTGACACACCTATTCGCGGAGGAGTACCGAAAAAGATAATGACGCAGCCAGATATATTGTTAGAGGACGGTGATGAAATAGGCGACTTACTGACAATCTCAACTCCTGGACACACTCCAGGTTCCCTATCCTTTTTTGATAAAAACACAAGAGCGATCATAACAGGTGATGCCTTACAAACAAGAGGTGGAGTCGCTGTTGCCGGTCAACTTAATCCACTGTTCCCATTTCCAGCGTTTGCGACCTGGAATAAGGAGCTTGCTTTAAGCAGTGCAAAATTATTGCTTGAATTATCTCCTCAAGTTCTCGCTGTCGGCCATGGTAAGATGATAACAGAGCCAACTGACCTAATGAAAAAGGCAATAGAACGCAGTCAAAAATAAAGAGAAGTTTGAAAGGAAGTTCCAACATGTCGCCAAGACCCGGACTCGATTTACAACTGATTTTAGAAACCGCCACAAAACTCGCCGATACACACGGGCTTGAAGCAGTTACGTTAGCTACATTAGCTAAAACGCTGCACGTTAAATCTCCGTCCCTTTATAATCATGTTAAAGGATTACAAGTTCTAAGAGTCGAAATGGCAAAATACGGCTATAAGCAGCTGAATGACCAGTTGGCTGAAGCTGCCATTGGCCGCACTCAAGATGCCGCTGTTCATCATCTCGGTAAAACGTATGTTAGCTTTGTCAGAAGGCACCCTGGACTATATGAAGCAATGCTTCGTACACCTCGTGCCGCTGACGAGGAGCTTGCAGCAATTCAAAGCAGAAGTATTCAGATCGTACTTCAGGTGATGAACGAATACAAGCTTGGCGAGGAAGAAACCCTGCATGCTGTTAGGGGATTAAGAAGTATTCTGCATGGTTTCGCTTCCCTCGAACAGAACGGGGAATTTGGTTTGCCATTAAAGCTTGACGTAAGCTTAGAGATGACCTTAAATGCTTATCTTGCTGGTATTAAAGTAAATGAATTGTCATAGGTAATGGTTGTTTGGCTTAATGTGTTATACATATATGAGAACTGGTTAGGTATGTATTTGTTAAGTCAAACGCCATAGGTTTGTTTTATGTATGACTAGATATACATGCTGTGAAAAAACCAAAAATTTGACAGAAACAACCGATTATACTAAATTAATAGTGAATTAACAATTCAATATTGGGAGGTGTTCTGTATCCAAGCAAAAAAGGAAGAAGTAAAAAACCAAATAGAAGCTGCCGCATTAACAGTATTTTTTGAAAAAGGTTTTATAAAGGCTAAAATGAGTGATATTGCAGAAGAGATTAACATTTCAGTCGGCAATATTTATACGTATTTTAAAAACAAAAATGAGTTATTTTACACAGTAGTTCCACCTTCTTTAGTTGATTATTTGCAAAAGATATTAGTGGAAAGCATACATATCGTGAATCAGAAGTTTTTTGACGGTACGAATGACAAAGAAGCCGCGATTTATCAAGAACAAATCCATTTATTAACGGAGTATCATAGGCAAATTGTTATTATTTTTGAAAAAAGTCACGGTACTGTTTACAGCAATGCAAAGAATGAGCTGATAGAGTTAATGATCGAAACAAAAAAGCCGTACATGAAGAACACCTACAAAAAACACGATATTACCAAGGACGAGAATACAATTTTATTAACGATTCTTGCTAATAGTTTCGTCGATATGATATTGGATTTATTGAAACGAGAAATGAGCGCAGAAAGCAGAAAACGAATTTTTGAGATGCTAAGCATTTACCGACTGCACGGAATTAATAGCTTAAATGAATAGTAGTGATTCACCGATATACGTACATATTTGTATAAAGGTGCTATCACTTTTTTTAACAATCAATAATGAATGATTAATTCATTATTGCGATTTAGGAGGACGATATTTCATGAAGACAGGTTATGCATTAAAGAATTGCCAGGTGATATATGGGGATATGGAAAAAACACCTGATACCAATAGGACGATTTTAATTAACGAACAAGGACTGATTCAACATATCGGAAAATCAAACGATCTTTCTATCCCAAGTGAATATGAAACAGTTGATATGTCAGGGAAATATGTAATGCCCGGTCTCATCAATGCCCATGTCCATCTGTTTGCAGACGGTAAACCATTTTCACTGTCTGTTAGTGAAGGCATGCTGGATTTTGCGTATCACCATATATTGGATACGAAATTTGGCAGAAATATATTAAAAAAACGAATGAAAAAAAACGCCATAACCGCACTTCACGCTGGTGTAACTACTATGCGCAGTGTTGGTGAATTTTTCTATCAGGATGTCCGATTAAGGAAGGAAATAAAGGCAAACGAGTTTGTTGGACCCAATTTGCTAGTATCCGGATATTTTCTGAGTGTCACAGGCGGACACGGAGCACCATATTTGGCATTGGTCGGTGATTCTCCTTGGGAAGCGAGAAGAAATGTCAGAATAAATGTCAAAAACGGAGTAGATTTAATCAAAATCTGTGTAACAGGCGGAGTTACTGATGCAAAAATGGTTGGTGAAGCTGGTCGCCTGCAAATGACAGAGGAAGAGGTTGCTGCCATTTGTGAGGAAGCACATAAACTCGGCATGCTTGTTGCAGCACATGTTGAAAGCACAGAGGGAGTAAGGATTGCGCTTCGAGGTGGAGTCGATACAATTGAACATGGTGCAGAGATGGATGAAGAAATTATCACCTTATATAAAAACAATCCTAAGGCATTAAAAGGCTACACGGCATTAATACCTACCCTGCAGGCAGGTTATCCTAGTGCGAAATTAGACAGAAGTCTTACAAAGGTGAGCGAAACAGTAAAGGAAAACTCGCGTCTAGTGTATGATTCTATGCTAAAAGGGGTACAGCAGGCGGTAAAATATAATATTAAAATGGGAATCGGCACAGATGCAGCCATGCCATTTGTGACCCACTATGATATGTGGCGTGAACTAGACCATCTAATGAGACAAACAAATCTGAACACAATCCAGTTGATTGACAAAGTTACAAAAACAAATGCAGAAATATTAGGAATCGATGACCTGACAGGAACAATAGAGCTTGGAAAACAAGCAGATTTAATCGTGCTCGACCAAAACCCATTAGACAATATCACAGCATTGGCCGATGTTTCCATGGTTATGGTTAAAGGCAATCTTATTAAAGCGCCGAGTGTTAACAGAATGAAGGAAGTGGATGAACTGCTTGATTTAGTTTGGAAATTGGAAGATTAAAAGAGTAATGGAAAGTAGTAAATAATGAAAAACACTCGCCAATTCCATAGCAAGA
This window encodes:
- a CDS encoding MBL fold metallo-hydrolase; amino-acid sequence: MKITKIGNVYQLAFMPRFFPVNCYFVEEKDGLTLIDCALPYSSKHILAAAEKLNKPITRIVLTHAHDDHIGSLDALKEALPHAPVYISRRDSRLLRGDKGLESGEPDTPIRGGVPKKIMTQPDILLEDGDEIGDLLTISTPGHTPGSLSFFDKNTRAIITGDALQTRGGVAVAGQLNPLFPFPAFATWNKELALSSAKLLLELSPQVLAVGHGKMITEPTDLMKKAIERSQK
- a CDS encoding TetR/AcrR family transcriptional regulator, producing MSPRPGLDLQLILETATKLADTHGLEAVTLATLAKTLHVKSPSLYNHVKGLQVLRVEMAKYGYKQLNDQLAEAAIGRTQDAAVHHLGKTYVSFVRRHPGLYEAMLRTPRAADEELAAIQSRSIQIVLQVMNEYKLGEEETLHAVRGLRSILHGFASLEQNGEFGLPLKLDVSLEMTLNAYLAGIKVNELS
- a CDS encoding TetR/AcrR family transcriptional regulator — protein: MFCIQAKKEEVKNQIEAAALTVFFEKGFIKAKMSDIAEEINISVGNIYTYFKNKNELFYTVVPPSLVDYLQKILVESIHIVNQKFFDGTNDKEAAIYQEQIHLLTEYHRQIVIIFEKSHGTVYSNAKNELIELMIETKKPYMKNTYKKHDITKDENTILLTILANSFVDMILDLLKREMSAESRKRIFEMLSIYRLHGINSLNE
- a CDS encoding metal-dependent hydrolase family protein, whose product is MKTGYALKNCQVIYGDMEKTPDTNRTILINEQGLIQHIGKSNDLSIPSEYETVDMSGKYVMPGLINAHVHLFADGKPFSLSVSEGMLDFAYHHILDTKFGRNILKKRMKKNAITALHAGVTTMRSVGEFFYQDVRLRKEIKANEFVGPNLLVSGYFLSVTGGHGAPYLALVGDSPWEARRNVRINVKNGVDLIKICVTGGVTDAKMVGEAGRLQMTEEEVAAICEEAHKLGMLVAAHVESTEGVRIALRGGVDTIEHGAEMDEEIITLYKNNPKALKGYTALIPTLQAGYPSAKLDRSLTKVSETVKENSRLVYDSMLKGVQQAVKYNIKMGIGTDAAMPFVTHYDMWRELDHLMRQTNLNTIQLIDKVTKTNAEILGIDDLTGTIELGKQADLIVLDQNPLDNITALADVSMVMVKGNLIKAPSVNRMKEVDELLDLVWKLED